Within the Oryctolagus cuniculus chromosome 19, mOryCun1.1, whole genome shotgun sequence genome, the region agctggcacttgaaacggtgctcatatgggatgctggcactgcaggcagtggctttacccactataccacagtgccagtcccatagATTACTTTTTggatattctattagttaccacagatcagggagaacacatggtatttgtctttttgggactggcttatttcactaaatatagtgttttccaattgtatccattttgttgcaaacaacaggatttcattttttactgctgtgtagtatttcttagtgtgcatatcccataatttctttaaccagtcttcagttgacagacatttgagttgattctgtatcttagctattgtgaattgagttggaGACACTGATTCTTTATTGTCTTCTCTCATCCTAAACTTAAAAAGctgctctctccccacccccaagatCCTAATTCTAGTGTTGCAAGTCTGGGAGAGGGAGTAAAACAGTATGTGGCAGACTCAATAGGATTTGGCTCCCCAGATGcatgcagacatttaaactccaaagttttttgtttttgtttttttttttaaagattcatttatttatttgaaagtcagagttactcccagagagagggagagagaggttcactccccagttagccacaatggccggagctgcgccgatcaggagccaggagcttcttccaggtttcccaggtgggtgcaggggcccaaggacttgggccatcttctactgctttcccagaccatagcagacagctgtatcggaagggagcagctgggactcgaaccggcgcccatatgggatgccggcgcttcaggccagggcattaacccactgtgccacagcaccggccccccaaagtCTTAAATTGTTAGTGGATCAGTGGTTGGTGCATTAAGGGTCCAGGCTTcatccaattatggtgtctgaagTGATTGGGAAGTGATTGATTGGATTAGGCTGCTAGGGTAGAACCCCATGACTGAGTTGGGATGACTTTATAAGGAGACCATTATAAAAGGCTTCCTCTGATTCCTGGCTCACCACATGATCTTCTGTTCACatgccttctgcctctctgcctctgttttttttttttttttttttttttaaagagacttatttgaaatgtagacttagagaatcttccacctggttttcattccccacatggctgcaacagccaggactggggccaggctgaagccaggagcttcatttggatcttctacatgggtgcaggggcccaaagacttggacacTGGGCTAATGTGGCCACCCAACCTTGAACTGCGAACTTCCAAAACTGTTAAGCCAAAACAAACCTTCTTCTCGCCTGAAGAACTTCTGATATTTTAGCTGAAGTAGTGAAAAACTAATATGCAAGGCTTCACGTGAGAGCAGAGTCCAGAAATACCCATTAGCTTACCATTTTATTAAGTGCGGCATAGACAACCTTCTTTGGACTCCAAAACTCTGGTAGTCAGCAACACTTGAGAATGGGACTTGCTCTTTCTCCAAGTAGGTAAGGAAAGTCTGGATCAACCCTTGATGTTTTAAATGCCAGGGCTCTTTCCATACCATGTTGACCAACCATCTCACCTTGGGAATTTCTTAAATTGCTACACAGAAAGGAGGTGAAAGTGACTTTAGTGTGTGAATCCTAAGCTCAAAGGTCTCCAATTTGCTGAGATTTAACACATTGAAATGGAAATGTTCTAAGTATGAAAACATGTTTTTACACTCAGGTCATAAACTATATACTTGACTGCCTGAGATTTTCAGGGCATCACAAAATCTAGTATGACCCCAGGCAAAAGGCCAGGGCACCTAGTATATTGTGTCCTTCTTAGTCATGACTCTCTATaaccaggccaggccagccaCTGTTAGTggctcattttcttttcattcactGTTAAATGGGGAACACACCATACACCTTGAAATGACAAGGCACCTGGGCATCAACATTCAACTAACAGGTCCTGAACCCCTaggaaaatgagcaaaggacctaCTGATGAacccagatgaaattctgggGGGACAGCCCAGGAGTGCATTGTCAGGGCAGGGAGTTTTGGCCCCTTTTAGGAGAGCAATGAAAGTAACAACTGGATTCACTTTCCGGCACAAAGTCTCTAATGGAACCCATGAAAATGTACTTTTCAAAGTAAGAATTAATGTAGGGTTGGGGGCTAGTCTTGTAGCAGGTTAAGGTGTCCTGCTGGGCTTGTGACACCGGCTTCCAGTGTATCctactggctctgcttctgatctagctccctaatgtgcttgagaatagtagaggatgacccaagtacttggcccccacTACACACGAGTGAAGcagatagagttctaggttcctggacagtggctggctcagtcctggtcatcacagccatttggggagtgaataagaaaatgaagatctgccggcgccgcggctcactaggctaatcctccacctagcggcgccggcacaccgggttctagtcccggtcggggcgccggattctgtcccggttgcccctcttccaggccagccctctgctgtggccagggagtgcagtggaggatggcccaggtgcttgggccctgcaccccatgggagaccaggaaaagcacctggctcctggctcctgccatcggatcagcgcggtgcgccggccgcagcgcgcgggccgcggcggccattggagggtgaaccaacggcaaaggaagacctttctctctgtctctctctctcactgtccactctgcctgtcaaaaaaaaaaaaaaaaaaaaaaaaaaaaaaagaaaagaaaatgaagatctgtgtctccacttttcaaataaatcaatcctcaAATAAGCAACCAACTCTATGGAGTCCACGCTTGTAAGTCCTTCACCAACACAGTGATCTCAGCTAGTCTTTCAGAAAAGGGAAGTTATGCCTTAAGCATAAGAAAACACATCTGCAGAGGAACTGCCTCCCTTAAGAGAATGGCTTTTCCGTTCCGTGAATTCGATGTGCCAGGGGAACAGTGACACATCATATGATGGAGACCCAACACAGCAACAGGTCCCCTCCTACAACCCATCTGAGATCTTTTTGTTTGAAGTGAGGCTTTCTGCTACTGCTATTTACTGAACTCTATGGGGATCTCTTTTTAAATGAATGGcattggctggtgccacagctcaataggctaatcctccgcctacggcgccagcaccccgggttctagtcctggtcagggcactggattctgtcccggttgcccctcttccaggccagctctctgctatggcccggggagtgcagtggaggaaggcccaagtgcttgggccctgcacttgcatgggagaccaggaggaagcacctggctcctggcttcagatcagcgcaatgtgccagccgtggcagccactggagggtgaaccaatggcaaaaggaagacctttctctctgtctctctctctctcactgtccattctgcctgtcaaaaaaaaaaaaaaaaaaaaaaaagaatggcatgaTTTCTAGTGAGCTACTCCTTTAAAAAACTCCTCAGGGAGCTGTCAGATCTGAATGTGGATGCTAATTTAATATCCAGACTAGACTAGATGAACCTAAAAGAATGGTTGAGACAATAGTGTTTTCCTGCCAAATGTTATGTTTGGCATGCACATGTATATTACATTGAATTAATGACCTTATACGTAAGACACTACATCTTGGAAGAAAATCACtttattctactcataaacaaTAACATTACAACAGCTTGTTCAAGGAGACCAAACATCTGTCCAGCCCCAAATTCAGTATCATCTCAATGAATTTCCACTAAGGAAGCTCTTCACAGCAGATGACAGGCTGACCAGGCGGCTTTACACTACTGATTACATCTGTATGCTAAAGTAACTTGGTCATGAGATCCAATTTTCTGCTTCATCCTGAGCTTCTTGATTAGACTAACCCTGCAAAAAGAAAAGCTGAGTTAGAAGAGCACTGGAAGCACCACTTACCCCTACCAGCCCTCCAAACAGAACAGCAGGGAAGCAGCCCAGGGTTGCTGGTTTATGCCGTGGCCAACAAAACCTCTACGCTTGGCACAATGGAAAACAGTGAGTGCACGTGTGCTTCTAGGGAACAAGCACCAAGGCAGAAACAGCCATTTTGGTACTAGACATAGCTTCAAGAAAGACTTCTGATAAACTTGGACATGCAATCCCTTAATTCCATAGTTTGAACACCTAAAAGCTATCTTCCCAATTTCCCAACCTAAATCAAAGTGCAAGATCAAAGTAAACATCTTGGGTAGACAGGaggaaatcacaaaaaaaaaaaaaaaaaaaaaaaaaaaaaaaaaaaaaaaaaaaaagagccaacaaTCCAAAGAGCCTAAATCCCCAGTGTTCTACTGGGGACTTACCGAACTTTTCATCAGTGAGGCACAGATGCCCACTACTGATGAAAACGAAATGTCGTCTTATACTCATGGACTTAAGGGCAACAGACCACAAGATCTGACACACTGACTTGTAAGTGCTTGCTGAATAATGAAACTCAGAACATAACTGGTAAACTTCTGGACTAGTTCCTTATTAAGAGTTAAATTATGGGGCAGGCATGTGGTACAGTAGTTACGATGCTGCGTccgcatcctatgtcagagtgcctggcctTATGTCACAACTttcctcctgattccaggttcctgctagtgcacactgaCAGGCAGAAGCGatgctggatccctgccacccacatggggattGAGTTCgaactcatggcttcagcctggctcagccctagctattgcgggcatttgaggagtgagccagcagacggaagatctctccctgtctccttcaaataaataaggctaatttttttaaagaaacattactTTCCTCTAACTTGTCAGTTTATTAAACACACCCTCCAACAGCCCCATCATGATCAGGACTATCACTGTGAACTGAGGAGACACAGGTTGGCAAAGCACGTACCGTTTGCAATTCTGCACTGTCTCAGGACTTCATTGAAACCCTCACAGAGCTTAACGTCACTCTGGTTCTGGGCACACTCCAGAAACTGCTTTATCTCGTAGGAGCAAGGGCCAAACTGCTGCTGCTGTGCTAActgggctccctggggctcctgTGAAGGCAAAACATCCAACACTGTCAAGAAAGGAAATCGTACTGACACCCAGACACACAGCAGCAGCCATCACCTGGCTATCTGCCAcatcatctgggaaagcagaactagacagatgcaaattaatacaaaAAACGCAAACCATTAAAAGTAGGAGGCAAGTGAACTTAAACTAAATTCCAGTGGCAATCAGTCAACAACTAAGACAAAAGTAAGGTGGAATGGTTATCTGGGCATCTCAAGATTAAACAGTTCAGCGAAGCTTCGTGGAGGAAAAATGGGACTACAATAGAAAGACGGATAGATGGTTTCCTGTACACCACAAGTACAGAATACAGACTTGTGCTCGTTAGAAGAGAAAGGCTACACATCTCAGAAAGAGGGGAAATGGCAACTATCACAGGAGACCACACAGAGCAACTGAAGAGATTTTTGATGTCTTAACTAAGATTGAGACTGGATCAGTAAGCACTGCCAAGATAAAATCACATTAAAGGGAAAAACGGTTGTTCTGCAGTGAGTCAGGCTGGACTGTCACAATTCGACTCCTTGGGAAGAAACACAATTTGTACAGTACGATTCGTTGGTGCTGTTGAAGCACTAACTGAACTGCCCGATGTGGCTTTTGAGAACCCACTTTCTATTAACAGCATTGTAGACTCTAAAACTAAAGATAGTTCTACACCCAAAGAACATAAAAACTAGATTTTCTCACAGATATTCCCACGGGAGGAAAATGCTGCCCCAAATCTTACCTGGTAAGTGATGTCGGGCCGCGAGGGCTCAGCACTGTTTCCTCCACTGAAGCCCCCAGTGATGGCGTGGCCCAGCGTGTGCCCAACAGCAGAGCCCACGGCCACGCCAGCTgcagtggtggccatctgggcCATCAGGCCTGGCTGTCGGGGTGCCGCGGCGGGCGAGCCCACTGCAGAtggtggggctgctgctggcGGCTGAGCTACTGGTGCTGGCCTCGGGGCGGCTCTCATCTGAGGAGCCCGGCTTGAAAGAACATAAATACATTAAGCTTCCGTTTCTACTGAGCTTTGGAAATTACAAAAACCAGAACAACACGATAAAAAACACACACCTTTGTATCAGAATAAATCtcaagattttcattttaaattcttaatCCCAGATGCttactatatacatatacaaacacaATTTCATCTAATTTTTTGTTACAGTGGTAATTACCAAGtgtatttttttcctgctgttttgCAATAATTTCCATATGCTCACATAACCCATTGTATTTTTTCAGGAACACAGTTATTCCAATTCTTCATTAAGAAATACAGAATATTAATACAGAACATAGAATATTAAGAgttagaggggccagtgttgtgcaggttaagcctccacagtgaggcctgcatcccacatgggctccagttcaagacctggccgcTCCCCTTGggacctagctccctgctcatgagcctgggaaagcagaagatggcccaagtgcttgggtcctcacACCCAGTGAGTGACCTGGaggcactgcctttcaaataaataaaacacacacacacacacacaggcaactACTATGCATGACGAGAACAGAACTTAACAAGAGACGAAAATCTGCGCTTTTACGGACCTTATACACGGAGATCAAATAGTAAAAATGTCGTACATTAAACGTTAAAGAACTTTCAAGAGCAGGAGTATGAAGAGGGATATTGCAATTTTAGGAAAATCAAGGAAGCTCCCACTAAGCTGGTAACATTTGAATTAAGACCTAACGATGGACACCTGGGTAAAGAATCTAGCTcgggggggctggcactatggcaagtaggtaaagccaccgcctgcagtgctggcatcctatatgggcgccggttcaagtcccggctgctccacttcctatccagctctctggcctggaaaagcagtagaagatggcccaagtccttgggcccctgctcccagaggaagctcctggcttcggatgggcgcagctccggctgtagtggccaatcggggagtgagccagcggatggaagacacccccccttcccgcctttccttctctctcggtgtaactctgactttccaataaataaatcttaaaaaaaaaaaaaaaaaaaaagctaacaatgGACACCTGGGTAAACAATCTAGTTCAGGTCTTTCACTTCAGAGATCCCAAAACCGGAGCCTAGTGAGGTAAGTGTGGAGCTACCGTACTCCCCATCTGCAGTACGTCTAGAACTTCCACTGGTTATGTCCAGCACtgcttttgaaaaacaaaaacaaaaacaaaaaaacagctggAAGGGCAAAGACAGCTCCCATCCCTCTTGCGGACTCTCCGACGCCGGCGACTCCCGGGGCTGGGTCGAGACCGAAGCCCGGAAccaagaattcaattcaggtcttccacgtgggtggcagcaccCGGGTCCACCACGTCCGCGTCAGCAGGCAGGGGGCGTGAGGAGCCCGAGTCCCCCGGAGACCGGAAGCGGgcgtccccaccccgcccccactgctTGGACACTGCCAATGCACCCCGCTTTCTGCGCCCGCCTGTGGACTATTCCTAGGGCGCCCTCCTCCGAATCGAGGCTACGTCCGGAGGCTGTGACCTGGCTTCCTAGCAAGTGGCAGCTGGCCACGGCTTTATGAAATGCGCCTCCCGGCCTTGGCATGAGCTCTGTCCCTTCCCCCACGCTCCCAGCACACAGTGTGAACACAATCCACCTCGGTCCGGCCGAGGCGGGCTCTCTGCGcccccccttcccccacctcGGCGCCCCGGGGCCGACAGGATTCAGAGATCCGTGCTTCGACCGCCACCCCCAGGTCCCCAAACAGCCTCACCTGGCCGGAGGGGCCATGCGGGAGGTACGGCTGCGGCTTCCACGCGGCATCTTCACGGCCAAGCTACCCCGGCGTCTCCAAGGACGAAACTCTGGCAAGAGTTCAAGTACTTCGGCGAAGAAGAAGAGCGGAAGGTAAGAGGCGGGGCTTACCCCAGGGTTACACCAATCAGCGCTCGGGCAGGATCCTTTCGTTTGCTGACGCCTCGGCGGCCCCTGAAGGTCATTGGAAGAGCAGGGCTTCACGGCGGAGCCTCGTCGTGCGTAATTGACGTAATGAGCTCCGCGCCCGGGCGCTTTATATAACCGGAAGATCCTGTGGTGCCCTGCAAACTCTGTCCCCCGACCTTAGCATGAGTCAGAAGGGTTAGCAGTTTGCTTCCTCGGCCGAAGGCTGTCGCTACGTCCTGCAGACGTTTGTATTAACATGGTGAGTTTAGCCCAACCTGTGCGAGTCACGTTTCTGGCTTGACTGCTGGGGGACCTTGAGGAAGCTACATATTTGGACAAATATTTTTTTGAGTCACAATGTGGCTGGAGGAAAGAAAGTTTTAGGCAGGGCTTGACAGTGTTGAGTTGCTTTGAGATAGCATCCTACACTGTGATTTGACAAGATTTTACTGAATGGCTAGTGTAGGCATTCAGCCCGATGTGCTTCAGCCATCTTGGGTCTAATCACCGTGTATCTTGACCAGTAGGTAATAACCTTAGAGGTCACCCCAAGCCCTGTGATAGGTACACAAAGTCACATGATTAAACTGTGGCCCTCACTTGCTATTGTTTCCTAGAGTCCCTCTTATCTAATGTCTGGGATACCTTCTTATGAATGTTAATGTTTCTTGAAAAAGTGTAACGTGCATTCCAATTGGCTGTGAACCACCTTTCTCTGTAAAACTCCTCTTTTCCTGACTCATGGCATAGGGATCCACTGTCTCAGCTGCCCAAGACCACCTTCTGTCCATAAATCCCCCAATAAATTACATTCTTTGCAATCTTAGATTTGTGCTGTTTTGTTGGTCCTATGGCAACTTTTGCCTCTGGAGGTCTGTTACAGTACACTGGATGTTTCAGAAATAGCACCAAGTAAAACAAGATTCTAATGTTACACTGAATTAAATTTGGCCTAGATTAGCC harbors:
- the CHCHD2 gene encoding coiled-coil-helix-coiled-coil-helix domain-containing protein 2; amino-acid sequence: MPRGSRSRTSRMAPPASRAPQMRAAPRPAPVAQPPAAAPPSAVGSPAAAPRQPGLMAQMATTAAGVAVGSAVGHTLGHAITGGFSGGNSAEPSRPDITYQEPQGAQLAQQQQFGPCSYEIKQFLECAQNQSDVKLCEGFNEVLRQCRIANGLV